CAGGACGGTCACTCAGTGCCGGAACAGGAGGATCCGGTCTTCCTCGTGCCGGATGCAGAAGGGCGTGGCCGACGACGGGGTGAAGGCGTTGTGGGTCTTCTCGGAGACGAACAGCTGTTCGAAGGGCTCGTCGCAGCCCGGACAGGCGTATGGCTTCTTGTTCGCCCAGTGGCTCGTCTCGCGGGTCTCCTTGAGGAGTTTGAGGCCGTGCCGGTAGTCGTGGACGTCGATCGGGCCCGTGTCGTCGCCCAGTCGCTCCATGGGGCGGTGCTGGACCTGCAGTGGTATCAATGTGCGGACGGACTCGCGTAGCGTTGCCGGGTTCCGCGGCGTTAAGGCCGGGGCTGCGGAAGGCCGATACATGACGGTTCTTGTCCCGTTCGACGACTCGGCGCTGTCACGAACGGCGCTCGAACGTGCCCGCGAATTCGCCGAGTACCGCGGCGAGGACGTCGTCGTGCTCACGCTCGTCCCGAGCGACGAGGAGTTCGCCGTCGAGCGCGGCTGGATCGAGGAAGGGGAGGACTACGACCCGGAGGCGGTCTGCGACGACTTCGAGGAGGCGGTCGCGGCGCTAGCGCCGGACGCGACCTACCGGTGTGAGCACCCACGCACGAGCGATTCTATGACCGCGACCCTCATCGACGACATCACGCGGACGATCAGGGAAGTCGCCGCAGACGTCTCGGCCTCCATCGTCTTCATCGGCAGCGAGAACGCGGGCCGCGTCTCCACGCCCGTCACGAGCGTCGGGAACCCCGTCTCCGAGGACCCGCGGTACGACGTACACATCGTCCGGCACGCCGAGTGACTCGGTGCAGGACGCGTCCGGCTCCTGCCCCGTTTCGTTCGACGTGACGGCAGGATCATTTAATTGACCGATGATATCGTGAAGAAGCCTCAACCAGTTAGGGGGCGTTCGTTCAGTTGCGGTTCGCTCCCAATCCCGAACCGGTTTTCCCCCTCCCTCTTTCCGCTCCCCCTCCCTCACACGCTTCCGTGGTCGATCAGTGCTCGTCACCGACGGATCCGTCCGGCGACCGAAACCACTAGTGGGTCCCGCTGCTACGGGCGAGCATGACCAGCGCGCTCGACGGACTGGCGGGCAGAGAGGGGTGGCGCGTCGAGAACGGCGCCGCACGGGTGCACTACGACGGCGGAACCGACCGGTACAGCATCGAGTACTACGAAGCGAGCGACTGCGTCGTCTACTGGAAGGTCGCACCCGAGGGCGACGTCGCGGTGCCGGTCGGCCGGGACACCGTGCCGACGCCGCTCAGAGAGCGGATCAGGCAGGACCTCGCCGCCGCCGACGTGGATCCCGAGGTCGAGCGCCGGTCGCTCTGACCGGGAGACGGCTCCCGCGACAGTCACGCGGCCTCGCCAGCCCGCTCGTGTGAGGTGTCTGCGGACGGGACGCTTTTCTGCCTCGCCGCCGCACCCGGTCGTATGAACGTCGACGAGTCGGACGTGCGGGAACTCGCGACGGCGATTCGGGAGGCGGACTCGGTCGTCGCACTCACGGGGGCCGGCGTCAGTACGGCCTCCGGGATCCCGGACTTCCGCGGCGAGGACGGCATCTGGGAGCGACACGATCCGATGGACTTCCACATCGACCGGTTCAGGGCCGACCCGGCCGGGTTCTGGGCCGATCGCGTCGAATTGCAGGCCGCTGCGTTCGACGACGGCGACGTCGAACCCAACGCCGCCCACGAGGCGATGGCCGCCCTCGAAACCGACGGCCACCTCGACGCCGTCGTCACCCAGAACATCGACGGCCTCCACCAGGACGCCGGCTCCGAGTCGGTGATCGAGATCCACGGCTCGGCGGCCCGCGTCGTCTGCCGTGACTGCGGCGGCAGGTCGGACGCCGAACCCGCGATGGATCGGGCGCGGGACGGGGAACTGCCCCCGACCTGCGAGGAG
Above is a genomic segment from Halorientalis sp. LT38 containing:
- a CDS encoding DUF7385 family protein — its product is MERLGDDTGPIDVHDYRHGLKLLKETRETSHWANKKPYACPGCDEPFEQLFVSEKTHNAFTPSSATPFCIRHEEDRILLFRH
- a CDS encoding universal stress protein — encoded protein: MTVLVPFDDSALSRTALERAREFAEYRGEDVVVLTLVPSDEEFAVERGWIEEGEDYDPEAVCDDFEEAVAALAPDATYRCEHPRTSDSMTATLIDDITRTIREVAADVSASIVFIGSENAGRVSTPVTSVGNPVSEDPRYDVHIVRHAE
- a CDS encoding DUF7538 family protein; translated protein: MTSALDGLAGREGWRVENGAARVHYDGGTDRYSIEYYEASDCVVYWKVAPEGDVAVPVGRDTVPTPLRERIRQDLAAADVDPEVERRSL
- a CDS encoding SIR2 family NAD-dependent protein deacylase gives rise to the protein MNVDESDVRELATAIREADSVVALTGAGVSTASGIPDFRGEDGIWERHDPMDFHIDRFRADPAGFWADRVELQAAAFDDGDVEPNAAHEAMAALETDGHLDAVVTQNIDGLHQDAGSESVIEIHGSAARVVCRDCGGRSDAEPAMDRARDGELPPTCEECDGTLKPDTVLFGEQLPEHALMRSQAKAENADVFLAVGSSLTVEPAASLPRVAAERGATLALVNLESTPLSERADFDFRADVTDALPRLRDAVAE